The sequence AGACCCATCTCGCTTACAATAGCTAGTACTTTCTCCACCATGCCCTCATACGGAAAGATATCTGATTTCAGTTCGATATTCAAATGATGGTGTGTCTCGGTAAATAGTTGAAGTACCTCGTGTAGAGTTGGGATCGTTTGCCCTGTGAAATCCGGAGAAAACCAGCTGCCGAAGTCAAATGTTTTTAATTTCGCAAGTGTCATGTCTTTGACATAGCCTGTTCCGTTTGACGTCCGATCAATTCTTTCATCATGGATGACCACAAGTTCACCATCTTTTGTTAGATGAACATCGAATTCAACGCCGTGTATAGCGAGGTGTGCGGCTTCTGTGAAAGCAGTGATTGTATTTTCGGGATGTGTGCCAGATGAACCACGGTGCGCGTAAATCTCCATATATGAACCACCCAATCGTTTTTTTATTTTATTGTAGTATGTATTGGAAAATGAAGCAAATGGCCATTGGAAAAGGGATGCTCTCAAATTGAGAACACCCCTTTATTTTGTCGGTAACATTAAGTTTTGAATGTAATTTTTCATCCCGAATGATCGGGGAATAATTTCCTTAGAAAGGTTTATCTTTCAGTGCCGCGGTCATTGTTCCACTGGGTGTTCTCTAACCTAAGCAACGCAAACCCTACCTACTTTTGCGTCCTTGCGACCCTATAGTCGCGCCAGTGTGAATAAGTATTTTCAAAAACATTCGTAGAATGCCAGATATTCAAGTCTTACAGTTACCTATTTGTTAACCGATTAACTATATCATGGAAAGTTTGGGCTGTCAAATGAATTCCGTAAATCAGTGCCATTCACTTAGCTGTTCGTCTTCTGCGATGACTTGCAAATCATCGGCGGTGATGGTGAATACCTGGTAATCGGAACGTTCAGCATAGCTTTCCGCCGCTTTTTTAACAAATTTCGGTGAGCCATCGTTCTCATCATCATAAATAATCAATATGCCATCGGAATTACGCAAAAAAAACTTATCTTTTTCGATAAATTGCCAGGGGGCTTCGTAAGGTCTTTTTGTGAGGCTTGTATGGAAATCTGCTAGGGCAACAATCCGGTGATATGTTTCTTTTTTCATGTCATTCCAATTTTTCTCCTGTTCCAGGAAGGGGGTGATAACGGCATATTTTAAATCGGTGTATTCTTTTTTTAAGTCAATGACAACTTCGGCAGCCCATAGTTCAGTGCCTAATTGTCCGCTAATAATAACCCACTCTAATCCTTCATCTATCAAGGTTATGAGTCGGTTCTCTAGTGCTTTTTTTATAAATCGAATGCCAGGATGTTTGTCGTCAAATATGCCAAGTTCATGTTGTTTGTAGCCTGTAACGACTAAGCGTTTTACGATATTGTTCACCTCCGACAACTACAATACAGTAGGAAACCGATTTTGAATGATTAATAAGCCTTTATATTACCAGAAATCCAATGCAGTGAGATAGTATTTTTGCTTATTGATCGACTTTCGAAATTTGTCCACTGACACCAAAGATCTTAATTTCATCAATTTCAACTGTGAGTTGTTCTATTTTATGCTCCAATGTATGAAGTGCGAGAAGTTTAGCGGCCAATTGTTCTTCGTATTCAAACGATTGGCTAAGTAGTTTTTTGATTTGTAGATCGACTTGCATAAGTACTTCAGTGTCTATCATAGGGGCGTTATTCTTGACTACCAGCTTGTCGTTTTGTTCTTGTATCGCCGATAATTTATGGCGAAGTTGTTTAATCATACTATTTTTTTCATCAATATCTTGTAGTAAATCCTGTTTCGCTTGATCAGGCTCAGAACGTTTTTGAGTGGAAATCGATAGTCGATTGATTGCCGACTGAAGTGGTTTATTTACCTCTTGAATATGATTCGCAAGCCTATATTCAAGTTGTTCAATCATCGTCAGGACGCTTTTTGTTTGCTGTAGGGTATCAATGGTTGCCATCTGTTTTTTTTGTTGGACCTCATACGAATGGATGCGCTCTTT comes from Sporosarcina sp. FSL K6-3457 and encodes:
- a CDS encoding glycerophosphodiester phosphodiesterase; translation: MEIYAHRGSSGTHPENTITAFTEAAHLAIHGVEFDVHLTKDGELVVIHDERIDRTSNGTGYVKDMTLAKLKTFDFGSWFSPDFTGQTIPTLHEVLQLFTETHHHLNIELKSDIFPYEGMVEKVLAIVSEMGLDSRVVLSSFDHEAIRTVKQLAPHLETAALFMEVLVEPLDYMRAIPADALHLFFPTALRPSIQQVLESGTPVRTFTVNEAQYAQALQDVGVSAIFTDFPEKMMIYLNEKS
- a CDS encoding DUF1273 domain-containing protein, with amino-acid sequence MVKRLVVTGYKQHELGIFDDKHPGIRFIKKALENRLITLIDEGLEWVIISGQLGTELWAAEVVIDLKKEYTDLKYAVITPFLEQEKNWNDMKKETYHRIVALADFHTSLTKRPYEAPWQFIEKDKFFLRNSDGILIIYDDENDGSPKFVKKAAESYAERSDYQVFTITADDLQVIAEDEQLSEWH